One segment of Enterobacter ludwigii DNA contains the following:
- the fruB gene encoding fused PTS fructose transporter subunit IIA/HPr protein, with amino-acid sequence MFQLSVQDIHPGAQAGNKEEAIRQVAAALVQAGNVADGYVNGMLAREQQTSTFLGNGIAIPHGTTDTRDQVLKTGVQVYQFPQGVVWGDGQVAYVAIGIAASSDEHLGLLRQLTHVLSDDSVAEQLKSATTAEELRALLMGEKQSEALKLDNETLTLDVVASDLVTLQALNAGRLKEAGAVDASFITRVINEKPLNLGQGIWLNDSAEGNLRSAIAVSRAANAFDVEGAHAVMLVTVAMTDEQPVSALKRLGDLLLNDKAEKLLNADASTLLALLTSDDVLTDDVLTAEFVVRNEHGLHARPGTMLVNTIKQFESEITVTNLDGTGKPANGRSLMKVVALGVKKGHRLRFTAQGADAEQALKAIGDAIAAGLGEGA; translated from the coding sequence ATGTTCCAGTTATCTGTTCAGGATATCCACCCGGGCGCTCAGGCCGGGAACAAAGAAGAGGCCATTCGCCAGGTTGCCGCTGCCCTTGTGCAGGCGGGTAATGTCGCGGACGGCTACGTTAACGGCATGCTGGCGCGCGAGCAGCAGACCTCCACTTTCCTCGGCAATGGCATCGCCATTCCGCACGGTACAACGGACACCCGCGATCAGGTGCTGAAAACCGGCGTTCAGGTTTATCAGTTCCCTCAGGGTGTGGTGTGGGGCGACGGTCAGGTTGCTTACGTGGCAATCGGTATCGCTGCCAGCAGCGACGAGCACCTGGGCCTGCTGCGTCAGCTGACGCATGTGCTGAGCGATGATTCGGTGGCTGAACAGCTGAAGTCCGCGACGACGGCGGAAGAGCTGCGCGCGTTGCTGATGGGCGAAAAACAGAGTGAAGCGCTGAAACTGGATAATGAAACATTGACCCTGGATGTCGTGGCGAGCGATCTGGTCACGCTGCAGGCGCTGAACGCAGGCCGTCTGAAAGAAGCCGGTGCGGTAGACGCGTCCTTTATCACGCGCGTTATCAATGAGAAGCCGCTGAACCTGGGACAAGGTATCTGGCTGAACGACAGTGCTGAAGGCAACCTGCGTAGCGCTATCGCGGTGAGCCGCGCGGCCAACGCGTTTGACGTTGAGGGCGCGCACGCTGTGATGCTGGTCACCGTCGCGATGACCGATGAACAGCCGGTTTCCGCGTTAAAACGTCTTGGCGATCTGCTGCTGAATGACAAGGCTGAAAAACTGCTGAACGCTGACGCAAGCACGCTGCTGGCGCTGCTGACCAGCGATGATGTGCTGACTGATGACGTGCTGACCGCTGAGTTTGTAGTGCGTAACGAGCACGGCCTGCATGCCCGTCCTGGCACCATGCTGGTGAATACCATTAAACAATTCGAAAGTGAGATTACCGTGACTAACCTTGATGGCACGGGCAAACCGGCCAACGGCCGTAGCCTGATGAAAGTTGTCGCGCTGGGCGTGAAGAAAGGTCACCGTCTGCGCTTTACCGCACAGGGTGCTGATGCTGAACAGGCGCTGAAAGCGATTGGCGACGCCATCGCGGCAGGTCTGGGGGAGGGCGCATAA